The genomic window GCGCAGCAGCCGCGCGCTGTCGTTGCGCCGGAAGCCCAGGGCGTCGATGGCGGACTGAACGCGGGCCACGGTGTCGGGCGTCACGCCCGGCTCCTCGTTCACCACCCGGGAGACCGTCTTGAGTCCGACGCCCGCCCGGGCGGCGACATCCTTCATGGTGGGCCGGGGAACACGTCCAGGAGTATGGGTCACGGTCGTAGTATTCCCTGCGGCAAGAGATGGACAACGTTGTCACGGTCAGGCGAGACTACCCTCGGGGCCGCCGTCGCGGAACCCGGGCGACACAACGACGAAGGAGACCCCCGAACGATGCACCCCCACGGCGCGACCGGTCCACTCGTGGCCGCACTGGACATCGGCGGTACGAAGATCGCCGGCGCGCTCGTCGACACCGAGGGCCGCCCCGTGGCGCGGTCCCTGCGGCCGACTCCCGCGGGCCGGGACGGCGAGACGGTGATGCGGGCCGTCGCCGAGGTCGTCGCGGAGCTGCGCGCTGCTCCGCAGTGGCCGGCCGCGGTCGCGGTGGGCATCGGGAGCGCGGGTCCGGTGGACGCCCTGCACGGCACGGTCAGCCCGGTCAACGTGCCGGGATGGCGGGACTTCCCGCTGGTCCCGCGGGTCGGCGAGGCGGCCGGCGGCCTGCCGGTGGTGCTCACCGGCGACGGCGTGGCGATGACGGCGGCCGAGCACTGGCAGGGCGCTGCCCGCGGCTACGACAACGCGCTGTGCATGGTCGTCTCCACCGGAGTGGGCGGCGGCCTGGTGCTCGGCGGCGCCCTGCTGCCCGGGCCGACCGGCAACGCCGGCCACATCGGCCACATCAGCGTCGACCTGGACGGCGACCTGTGCCCCTGCGGCTCCCGGGGCTGCGTCGAGCGGCTCGCCAGCGGCCCCAACATCGCCCGCCGCGCCCTGGAGTCTGGCTGGCTGCCGCCGGCCGGCACGGAGCCCACCGCGGCGGCCGTGGCGGAGTCCGCGCGGGCCGGGGACCCGCTCGCGGTGGCGTCCTTCGACCGCGCCGCCCAGGCGCTGGCGGCCGGGATCGCCGCCACGGCGACCCTGGTCGAAATCAACGTCGCGGTGATCGGCGGCGGCGTCGCGGGCGCGGGGCCCGTGCTCTTCGACCCGCTGCGCGATCACCTCACCCGTTACGCCACGCTCTCCTTCGCCGCGGGCGTCGAGGTGGTCCCGGCCAAACTGGGCACCGACGCGGGCCTGGTGGGCGCGGCCGCCGCGGCCGCCCAGATGCTCGGGCTCGCCGGTTTCGTGGCCGGCTGACCGTACAGGACCGCGGGTCGCGGGTATCGGTCGCCCGGGGTCCGCACCCCGGGCTGCCGGCAGGCTGTCCCGGGAGGACTCGGTACGGTCCGCGCACGCGGGACCCTCTTGTCGCCACGCTCAGAGGCGGCAGGCACCCGGCCGGCGACGAGCGGTGGCTGCCCGCCGCGCGGGTGGCGCGGGTGGCCCCGCCGGCATCGCGATGCGCTTCCCGGTCGCGCTGCCCTCGCGGCGCCGAGGGGGCAGCGCCGTCCCGCCGGTGCGGGCGCTGCCGCGGGCGGCGCGTTTGCCGGGGGCGAGGATCCGGGCAATTCGTAGGGGTCTACGGAGAAGGGGGCACCGTGATCATCTGGGTGAACGGGGCGTTCGGCGCCGGCAAGACCGCCGCCGCGCGGGAGATGCTCGACCTCGTACCGGAAAGCACCCTGTACGACCCCGACGCGATCGGGAGCTGTCTGCGGCAACTACTGCCGGAAAAGCGGCTCCAGGAGGTCACCGACTACCAAGAGCTTTCCATCTGGCGGCGGTTGGTGATCGAGACCGCCGCCGCGCTGCTGGCCGAGGTCGGAGGGGTCCTCGTGGTCCCGATGACCCTGCTGCGGCAGCAGTACCGCGACGAGATCTTCGGCGGGCTGGCCTCGCGCGGGATCGAGGTCCGGCATCTGCTGCTCGACCCGGGAGAAACGATCCTGCGAGCCCGGATCGCCCACTGGACCGAATACCCCGACCGCTCCCCGGTGGGCGACGCCGCCCGCCGCTGGGCACTGGAACGCATACCCGACTACCTCGACGCGCTGCCCTGGCTGGCGCAGGACGCCCAGGTGCTCCGTACGGACGGCCTGACGCCGCGGGAGACGGCGTTGCGGCTCGCCGAAGCGGTCGGCAGCGGCGCGGGGGCCTGCGGCATCGTCCAGACCCCGGAACCGCGGGCCGAGACGGTGGCGGCCGGCGTGCTGCTCTTCGACGACGCCGACCGGGTCCTGCTGGTCGACCCCACCTACAAACCCGGCTGGGAGTTCCCCGGCGGCGTCGTCGAGCGCGGCGAGTCACCGGCGCGGGCCGGACGCCGCGAGGTCGCCGAGGAGTTGGGCATCGAGCTGACCGGCGGGCTCGAACTCCTGGTGGTCGACTGGGAACCGCCGCACCCGCCGGGCCACGGCGGGCTGCGGCTGCTCTTCGACGGCGGCCGGGTGCCGACCGCCGACATCGACCGGCTGCTGCTGCCGCCCGCGGAACTGCGCGACTGGCGCTTCGTCACCGAGGACGAGGCCGCCGACCTGCTGCCACCGGTCCGGCTCGACCGGCTGCGCTGGGCACTGCGTGCCCGCGAGCAGGGCCACCCCCTCAATCTGGAAGCCGGTCACCCCGCGGAATGACCCGCCGCCGGTCCCGCCCCGCCGACCGCGGGGCGGGACCACGCGAGCGCGGCCAGGCCGGTCAGCCGGCCGAAGCGGGCGCCTTCGAGGCCGCATAGCGCTGCAGGAAGACCGCCTCGGCCAGCGCGAGCCGCTCCAACTCCTGCGGCGACACGCTCTCGTTGGCCGCGTGGATCTGCGCCTCCGGCTCGCTCAGCCCGATCAGCAGGATCTCCGCCTGCGGATACAGCGTCGCCAGCGTGTTGCACAGCGGGATCGAGCCGCCCTGGCCGGCGATCGCCAGCTCCTGCCCGTATGCCTCCTGCATGGCCTCGGCCATCGCCGCATAGGCCGGGCTCGAGGTGTCGGCGTGGAAGGGCTGGCCGCTGCCGCGCTGCGTCACCTGGACCCGGGCGCCCCAGGGCGCCGCCGACCGCAGATGCGCCGTGAGCGCCGCCGCGGCCTGATCCGCCGTCACGCCCGGCGGGACCCGCACGCTCACCAGCGCGCCGGCCGTGGCCTGCACGGACGGCGTGGCGCCGATGACCGGCGGGGCGTCGATGCCCACCACCGTCACCGACGGGCGGGCCCAGATGCGGTCGGCGACGCTGCCGGTACCGACCAGCTCCACGCCGTCGAGCACCTTGGCGTCCCGGCGGAAGTCCTCCTCCGGGTAGCTCAGCCCCGTCCACGCACCGGAGCCGTCCAGGCCCTCGATGGTGGTCGCCCCCGAAGCGTCCCGCAGCGAACCGAGGATGCTGATCAGCGCCGCCAGCGCGTCGGGGGCGGCCCCGCCGAACTGGCCCGAGTGCAGATTGCCCTCAAGAGTGGCGACCCGCAGCTCCAGCAGCACCATGCCGCGCAGCGTCGAGGTCACCGTGGGCAGCCCGAGGCGGAAATTCCCCGCGTCGCCGATCACGATCGCGTCGGCGGTGAGCAGGTCCGGGTGCGCCTCCGCGTACCGCTCAAGCCCGCCGGTGCCCTGCTCCTCCGAACCCTCCACGATCACCTTGACGGTCACCGGCGCACCGCCGTGCTCGCGCAGCGCACGCAACGCCGTCAGGTGCATCAGCACCCCGCCCTTGCAGTCCGCGGCGCCCCGGCCGTACCACCGGCCGTCCCGCTCGGTGAGCTCGAACGGCGGGGAGAGCCACGCCGACTCGTCCAGCGGCGGCTGCACGTCGTAGTGGGCGTAGAGCAGCACCGTCGGCGCGCCCTCGGGGCCCGGCAGCAGGCCGTAGACCGACTGCGTACCGTCCGGGGTGTCGAGCAGGGCGACGTCCTGGAAACCCTCGTCCCGCAGCGCGCCGGCCACCCAGGCGGCCGCCTTCTCGCTCTCGCTGCGAGGGAACTGCCGCTCGTCGGCCACCGATGCGTAGGACACCAGCTCTGCCAGTTCGGTGCGGGCACGGGGCATGAGCGAGGTCACGGTCTCGGACAGCGGAACGGACGGCATGGGCTGCTCCTCGCAGGAATCGGGGGACTGCTGTGGTCGTTGGTGCCGACAAAGGGTCGCTGCCGATGGTGCCACAGCGAGCCGACCCCGACGGGCGCAATAGGATGCCCTGAGCAGGGGCGACGACAGCCGGACGGGCCGAGCGGGAGCGGAATCAGACGTGAGCGGTGAGCAGGCGGCGCAGGACAGCGGTGCGGGCGACGACGAGGCGACGACGGTGTGGGACGTCGTGGTGATCGGTGCGGGCCCCGCGGGAGCGTCGGCGGCCCATGCGGCGGCTGTCACCGGCCGCCGGGTCCTGCTCTTGGAGAAGGCCGAACTCCCCAGATACAAGACCTGCGGCGGAGGCATCATCGGCCCGTCGCGGGACGCGCTGCCGCCCGGTTTCGAACTGCCGCTGCGCGACCGGGTGCACGCGGTGACCTTCAGCCTCAACGGCCGGCTGTCCAGGACCAAGCGCTCCCGGCAGATGCTCTTCGGGCTGATCAACCGGCCCGAATTCGACGCGGCCCTGGTCGACGCGGCCCGTGAGGCCGGCGCCGAGGTGCGCACCGGCGTGACGGTCTCCCGGGTGGAGCAGCACGGCCCCGGTGTCCCCGACCGGCGCACGGTGGCGGTGATAGTGACCGGCAGCGGGGCAGCGGCGGGCAAGCGCGAGGAAGAAATCATCTACGCCCGCGCGGTGGTCGGCGCCGACGGCAGCGCCAGCCGGATAGGAGCCCACGTCGGGGTCAAGCTCGACCAGGTCGACCTCGGCCTGGAGGCGGAGATCCCGGTACCGCCCGCGGTGGCGGAGGACTGGACCGGCCGGGTGCTCATCGACTGGGGCCCGCTGCCCGGCAGTTACGGCTGGGTCTTCCCCAAGGGCGACTCCCTCACCGTGGGCGTCATCTCCGCCCGCGGCGACGGCGGCGCCACCAAGCGCTACCTGGACGATTTCATCGCCCGCCTCGGCCTGGCCGGCTTCGAGCCCAGCGTCTCCAGCGGGCACCTCACCCGCTGCCGCGCCGACGACTCCCCGCTGTCCCGCGGCCGTGTGCTGGTCTGTGGTGACGCGGCGGGCCTGCTCGAACCCTGGACCCGTGAGGGCATCTCCTACGCACTGCGTTCCGGTCGGCTCGCGGGGGAGTGGGCGGTGCGCATCGCCGAGTCGCACGACGCGGTGGACGCCCGGCGGCAGGCCCTCAACTACGCCTTCGCCGTGAAGGCCGGCCTCGGCGTCGAGATGGGCGTCGGCCGCCGGATGCTCACCCTCTTCGAGCGGCGCCCCGGGCTGCTGCACGCCGCGCTCACCACCTTCCCGCCGGCCTGGCGGGCCTTCGGGCGCATCACCCGCGGCAAGAGCACGCTCGCCGACCTCGTCCGCACCCACCCGATGGCCCGCCGCGCGCTGGACAGCGTGAGCCGGGCCTGACCGCCGGAGCGGCGCTGGTGGGAAGGCGTCAGGCGTCGGGTGACAACCCGGCGCCGGGCGTCGCGTGCCGTCCGGCGCCCCGGCGCCGTCACTCGCCGCTGCTGGCGCTCGCCGGGGCACCGTCCACCTCGCCTGCCTGCCGTATCCGGAAGACCGGGTGCCTGGGCGCTATCGCCCGCAGTTCCTCGTCGGTGGAATCCGGTCCGACGCCGCCGAAGAAGACGCCCACCTCGGCCTTCCAGCGCTTGAGGTAGCCGCGCAGGATCTGGGCCTTGCCGTCGTCGGCGACCTCCACCGCGGTGAACTCCTCGACTGTCTTGCCCAGCAGCAGCCGGCCGCCGCCCGCCGCCCGCATGTTGTACGTCCACTGGACGTGGCCGCGTGGCGCCACCAGATAGCGCTCGCCGTCCAGCGTGAGCACATTGACCGGGGTGGTCCGCCACTCGCCGCTCTTGCGGCCCCGGACGGCCAGCACCCGTGAGCCCCAGACGCTGACGCCGCGGCGGGTCATGAAGGCGACGAGGCGGTTGGAGACGTTGACCGTGATCCAGCCGGGCTTCTGCACGTGCGGGGCCTGCTGATCCTGCGGTACCTGCTCGGACATGATGACCTCTCCCGAATCTGTGAACCGAATCTGTGAGCGGTGCTCTCGCTTGAGAACAGTGTGACCGACCTGCTCGCTCAAAAGCAAGAGCACCGCTCTCTTTTTTTTCCAGGGCTCGCGTTCTTGGGCATCGCTCTTGGAGCTGGCACACTGGACCCCATGAGTGCGATCAGAGGAGCCAGGGAACGGGCCAGGGCGGAGATCACCGCCGCCATCAAGGAAGAGGCGGCGCGGCAGCTGGGCGCGCACGGTCCCGCCGGTCTGTCGCTGCGCGCGGTCGCCCGCGAGCTCGGCATGGCGTCATCCGCCCTCTACCGCTACTTCCCCAGCCGCGACGACCTGCTCACCGCCCTCATCATCGACGCCTACAACGCGATAGGCGCCGACGCCGAGGAGGCCCTGGCGGCCCTCGACGCCCGGCTCCCCGCCGCCAGGCCGGTCGACCGCTGGGTCACGGTGTGCCGCGCGGCCCGCGACTGGGCTGTCGGCCACCCGTATGAATACGCCCTGATCTACGGCTCGCCGGTGCCCGGCTACTCGGCGCCCGCTGACACCGTCGGGCCCGCCTCCCGGGTCGGTCTCACGCTGGTCTCGGTGGCCCGCGACGCGCACGCGGCCGGTCTGCTCGGCGAGCCCGCCGGCCGGCCGCTGGCCGGTCCGGTGCGCGCCGACGCCGGCCGGCTCGCCGCCGAACTGGCCCCCGAACTGCCGATCCGGGCGATCGCCGCGCTGATCGCCGCCTGGGCCCAGGTCTTCGGCATCGTCAGCTTCGAGGTCTTCGGCCAGTTCAACCAGGTCGTCGAGGCCCGCGACGAGTTCTTCGACCAGGCCGCGGCCGCGCTGGCCGAGCAGGTGGGGCTGCGGACGGGCGCGGATGCGGCGGACGGTCCGATACCGCTGACCGCCGCGGCGGGCACCCCCGGCGGCGTACTCCCGGCGGAGTAGCCGCGGTGCCCCCGAGCAGCGGACGCCGCTGCCGCGGGCAGCGGTCTAGCGTGGACGCATGACGTACGAGGTGCAGCCGGGGCCGCAGCAGGGGAGCTTCCCCGCAGGCCGGGGCCACCGTGGACGGCCCTCGCTCTGGGTGCCCGCGCTGGCCCTGGCCTTCGTCCAGGTGGTCGGCTCCAGCGTGGCCGGGCGGCATCAGACCCTACGCGTCGACCTGGACTGGCTCGGCTGTCTGCTGCTGCTCGCGGGCCCGGCCCTGCTCCTGCTGCGCCGCCGCCGTCCGGTCGCGGTGGCCGCGGGCACCGCCGTGGTGACGGTGCTCTACGTCGTTCTGGGGTATCCCTACGGGCCGGTCTTCGCCAGCCTGGTGGTGGCCGCCTTCAGCGCGGTGGCCGCCGGACACCGCCGAGCGGTGCTGATCGTGGCCGGCAGCGCGTTCGCCGCCCACGCGCTGGTCGGGGAGTGGCTCTACCGCTGGCTGCCGCCCTCCGGCGACGGCCGGACGTCCTGGCAGGAGCTGTCGGGTGCCGCGGCCTGGCTGCTGGCGGTGCTGGCAGGGGCGGAGCTCTTCCGGGTGCGGCGCCAGCAGGTCGCCAGGGAGCGGTGGGAGCGGGCCGAGGAAGAGCGCCGCCGGGTGGACGAGGAGCGGATGCGGATCGCCCGCGAGCTGCACGACGTGCTGGCGCACAGCATCTCGGTGATCAACGTGCAGGCCGGAGTCGCACTGGAGCTGATCGACGAGCGGCCGGAGCAGGCCCGCACCGCGCTGACCACCATCAAGGCGGCGAGCAAGGAGGCGCTGGGTGAGGTGCGGCAGGTGCTCAGCACGCTGCGGGCACCCGGCGAGGCGCCGCGAGCTCCGGCGCCCGGCCTCGACCGGCTCCCCGAACTGCTGGAGCAGGCCGCCGCCGCGGGACTGCACGCCGAGGTGACCGTCGAGGGCGACCCGGTCCCGCTGGCCCCGGGCGCCGACCTGGCCGCCTTCCGTATCGTCCAGGAGGCGATGACCAACATCGTGCGGCACTCCGGTTCGCGCGCCGCGCGGATCCGGCTCGGCCACCTGCCCGGCTGCGTCGAGGTCCAGGTGGACGACGACGGGCCGGCGGTGGCCAGCGGCGACAGCGGCGGCGGCAACGGGCTGGTCGGCATGCGCGAACGCGCTGCCGCGCTGGGCGGCACGGTCGAGGCCGGGCCGCGCCCCGACGGCGGCTTCCGCGTACGCGCCCGGCTGCCCCTCGGCGCCCCGCTGCCTCCCCTCCGGCCCGGCCCGGCAGCCGGTGGCGAGCCCGGTCCGAACGCCCCGTCGGACCACCCGCCCGGTCGCCCCCTCGCGGACCCGGAACCGACGTCAGTACCCGACGCCGCCCCGGCCGCCGGTCTCGGCGAGCCCTCCCCGGCCGCCGATCCGGCCTGCCACGACCGCGCCCCCGGAGCCCGGCGGGCTCACGGCACCCCCGGGCCCGACCAGGGTGGCCCCCCTGTCACCGGGCGGGACCGCGGCAGCGCGGATCCCGCGGCCGGCATGACCGCCGCTGAGGAGCGTCCATGATCCGAGTTGTGCTGGCCGACGACCAGGTGCTGGTGCGGGCGGGATTCCGGGCGCTGCTGGACGCGCAGAGCGACATCGAGGTCGTCGGCGAGGCGGCCGACGGGCAGCAGGCGCTGCACGCGGTGCGTGAACTGCGTCCGGACG from Streptomyces sp. NBC_01198 includes these protein-coding regions:
- a CDS encoding TetR/AcrR family transcriptional regulator → MSAIRGARERARAEITAAIKEEAARQLGAHGPAGLSLRAVARELGMASSALYRYFPSRDDLLTALIIDAYNAIGADAEEALAALDARLPAARPVDRWVTVCRAARDWAVGHPYEYALIYGSPVPGYSAPADTVGPASRVGLTLVSVARDAHAAGLLGEPAGRPLAGPVRADAGRLAAELAPELPIRAIAALIAAWAQVFGIVSFEVFGQFNQVVEARDEFFDQAAAALAEQVGLRTGADAADGPIPLTAAAGTPGGVLPAE
- a CDS encoding dipeptidase, encoding MPSVPLSETVTSLMPRARTELAELVSYASVADERQFPRSESEKAAAWVAGALRDEGFQDVALLDTPDGTQSVYGLLPGPEGAPTVLLYAHYDVQPPLDESAWLSPPFELTERDGRWYGRGAADCKGGVLMHLTALRALREHGGAPVTVKVIVEGSEEQGTGGLERYAEAHPDLLTADAIVIGDAGNFRLGLPTVTSTLRGMVLLELRVATLEGNLHSGQFGGAAPDALAALISILGSLRDASGATTIEGLDGSGAWTGLSYPEEDFRRDAKVLDGVELVGTGSVADRIWARPSVTVVGIDAPPVIGATPSVQATAGALVSVRVPPGVTADQAAAALTAHLRSAAPWGARVQVTQRGSGQPFHADTSSPAYAAMAEAMQEAYGQELAIAGQGGSIPLCNTLATLYPQAEILLIGLSEPEAQIHAANESVSPQELERLALAEAVFLQRYAASKAPASAG
- a CDS encoding geranylgeranyl reductase family protein, encoding MSGEQAAQDSGAGDDEATTVWDVVVIGAGPAGASAAHAAAVTGRRVLLLEKAELPRYKTCGGGIIGPSRDALPPGFELPLRDRVHAVTFSLNGRLSRTKRSRQMLFGLINRPEFDAALVDAAREAGAEVRTGVTVSRVEQHGPGVPDRRTVAVIVTGSGAAAGKREEEIIYARAVVGADGSASRIGAHVGVKLDQVDLGLEAEIPVPPAVAEDWTGRVLIDWGPLPGSYGWVFPKGDSLTVGVISARGDGGATKRYLDDFIARLGLAGFEPSVSSGHLTRCRADDSPLSRGRVLVCGDAAGLLEPWTREGISYALRSGRLAGEWAVRIAESHDAVDARRQALNYAFAVKAGLGVEMGVGRRMLTLFERRPGLLHAALTTFPPAWRAFGRITRGKSTLADLVRTHPMARRALDSVSRA
- a CDS encoding nitroreductase family deazaflavin-dependent oxidoreductase, which gives rise to MSEQVPQDQQAPHVQKPGWITVNVSNRLVAFMTRRGVSVWGSRVLAVRGRKSGEWRTTPVNVLTLDGERYLVAPRGHVQWTYNMRAAGGGRLLLGKTVEEFTAVEVADDGKAQILRGYLKRWKAEVGVFFGGVGPDSTDEELRAIAPRHPVFRIRQAGEVDGAPASASSGE
- a CDS encoding histidine kinase; amino-acid sequence: MTYEVQPGPQQGSFPAGRGHRGRPSLWVPALALAFVQVVGSSVAGRHQTLRVDLDWLGCLLLLAGPALLLLRRRRPVAVAAGTAVVTVLYVVLGYPYGPVFASLVVAAFSAVAAGHRRAVLIVAGSAFAAHALVGEWLYRWLPPSGDGRTSWQELSGAAAWLLAVLAGAELFRVRRQQVARERWERAEEERRRVDEERMRIARELHDVLAHSISVINVQAGVALELIDERPEQARTALTTIKAASKEALGEVRQVLSTLRAPGEAPRAPAPGLDRLPELLEQAAAAGLHAEVTVEGDPVPLAPGADLAAFRIVQEAMTNIVRHSGSRAARIRLGHLPGCVEVQVDDDGPAVASGDSGGGNGLVGMRERAAALGGTVEAGPRPDGGFRVRARLPLGAPLPPLRPGPAAGGEPGPNAPSDHPPGRPLADPEPTSVPDAAPAAGLGEPSPAADPACHDRAPGARRAHGTPGPDQGGPPVTGRDRGSADPAAGMTAAEERP
- a CDS encoding ROK family protein; translation: MHPHGATGPLVAALDIGGTKIAGALVDTEGRPVARSLRPTPAGRDGETVMRAVAEVVAELRAAPQWPAAVAVGIGSAGPVDALHGTVSPVNVPGWRDFPLVPRVGEAAGGLPVVLTGDGVAMTAAEHWQGAARGYDNALCMVVSTGVGGGLVLGGALLPGPTGNAGHIGHISVDLDGDLCPCGSRGCVERLASGPNIARRALESGWLPPAGTEPTAAAVAESARAGDPLAVASFDRAAQALAAGIAATATLVEINVAVIGGGVAGAGPVLFDPLRDHLTRYATLSFAAGVEVVPAKLGTDAGLVGAAAAAAQMLGLAGFVAG
- a CDS encoding NUDIX hydrolase, producing MIIWVNGAFGAGKTAAAREMLDLVPESTLYDPDAIGSCLRQLLPEKRLQEVTDYQELSIWRRLVIETAAALLAEVGGVLVVPMTLLRQQYRDEIFGGLASRGIEVRHLLLDPGETILRARIAHWTEYPDRSPVGDAARRWALERIPDYLDALPWLAQDAQVLRTDGLTPRETALRLAEAVGSGAGACGIVQTPEPRAETVAAGVLLFDDADRVLLVDPTYKPGWEFPGGVVERGESPARAGRREVAEELGIELTGGLELLVVDWEPPHPPGHGGLRLLFDGGRVPTADIDRLLLPPAELRDWRFVTEDEAADLLPPVRLDRLRWALRAREQGHPLNLEAGHPAE